ACCTGAAGGAGCAGTACCGCACCGTCGCCGCTGACATCGCGGCGGCCATGCAGCAGGTGATCGAGGACCAGCGCTTCATCCTGGGCCCCGTGGTCGACGAGTTCGAGCACCAGGTCGAGGCGGCGCTGGGGGTGAGGCACGCCGTCGGCTGCGCCAGCGGGACGGACGCGCTCATCCTTCCGCTGCGCGCGCTCGACTGCCCGGGCGCGGAGGTGGTGACGTCGCCGTTCACCTTCTTCGCCACCGCGAGCACGATCCACCTGGTCGGCGCGCGGCCGGTGTTCGCGGACATCGACGCGGAGACGTTCAACCTCGACCCCGCCGCCGCCGAGGCCGCGGTGACGGAGCGCACCCGCGCGGTGATGCCGGTGCACCTGTTCGGGCAGATGGCGGAGATGGAGGCCTTCCGCGCGCTCGGCGACCGGCGCGGCATCGCGGTAATCGAGGACGCGGCGCAGGCCATCGGCGCGCGCCAGCGGACGTCGGACGGCACGGTGATCACCACGGGAACGCTGGGCGACGCGTGCGGCTTCTCCTTCTTCCCCACCAAGAACCTGGGCGCGTTCGGCGACGCGGGGATGACGGTGACGAACGACGACGCCGTCGCCGAGCGGCTGCGCAAGCTGCGCGTGCACGGCGGCCGGCAGATGTATCACCACGAGGAGGTGGGCTACAACTCGCGCCTCGACGCACTGCAGGCCGCGGTGCTCTCCGCCAAGCTGCCGCACCTCGAGGCGTGGAGCGCCGCCCGCCGCCGCCACGCCACGTTCTACGACCAGGCGCTGGCGGGGATCGACGGGCTGGCGACGCCGGTCGTCCGCCCCGGCAACGAGTCCATCGTCAACCAGTACACGGTGCGCGTCACAGGCGGGAAGCGCGACGCGCTGCGCGAGCACCTCACCGCGCGCGGCGTGGGCTGCTCGGTCTACTATCCCGTGCCGCTGCACCTGCAGGAGTGCTTCGCGTACCTGGGCCATCGCGAGGGCGAGTTCCCCGAGAGCGAGCGCGCCTGCCGCGAGGTGCTGTCGCTCCCCGTCTACCCCGAGCTCACGCCGGATCAGCTCGGCTACGTGGCGGAGACCATTCGCGGCTTCTTCGGCGCGTGAGGACGGCGTGAGGGTGCTCGTCACCGGCGGCGCGGGGTTCATCGGCAGCCACGTCTGCGAGCGGCTGGTCGCGCGCGGCCACGAGGTGGTAACCGTCGACAATTTCGAC
This sequence is a window from Longimicrobium sp.. Protein-coding genes within it:
- a CDS encoding DegT/DnrJ/EryC1/StrS family aminotransferase, which translates into the protein MNVPLLDLKEQYRTVAADIAAAMQQVIEDQRFILGPVVDEFEHQVEAALGVRHAVGCASGTDALILPLRALDCPGAEVVTSPFTFFATASTIHLVGARPVFADIDAETFNLDPAAAEAAVTERTRAVMPVHLFGQMAEMEAFRALGDRRGIAVIEDAAQAIGARQRTSDGTVITTGTLGDACGFSFFPTKNLGAFGDAGMTVTNDDAVAERLRKLRVHGGRQMYHHEEVGYNSRLDALQAAVLSAKLPHLEAWSAARRRHATFYDQALAGIDGLATPVVRPGNESIVNQYTVRVTGGKRDALREHLTARGVGCSVYYPVPLHLQECFAYLGHREGEFPESERACREVLSLPVYPELTPDQLGYVAETIRGFFGA